Genomic DNA from uncultured Methanospirillum sp.:
TTACCAGTGGCTTTTCATATGATTTCTTTACCATGTTAAACCCTGATTATAAACCTATATTTAGGACCGCTTTCAAAATCAGTCAGAACTGATATACTCTAAGTAATAATTATCCGAATAAGGAGGAATAATAATATCGATTTGATTTTCGATATAGTCGATATGATAATCGCGTATGATTACTCATGGGGTTTCTATTTACAGATCTCCCATCTTCGTAAATACATTATGCATTATCTGATTCGACCTCCATGTACCAAAAATCATGCCCGAATTGTCTGGTGAAAGCAGTACTTGAATTTCAGGTTGCACCGGGAGGTGATATCGATATCAATGGACTTTGGGGTCTTCATGACCCTGCGGTTCTCGGTCATGATCTTGTATTATCCGGCCTGGGCGTATCCGAGCCGTACAATCTGATCACAGAAATTTTTGATATCTTCAGTCAGATCATCAGGGAGGTTCTCGTATTCATCCTGAATCGCTGCAATGATTCCATTCAGATCTTTGCCTTCGCTCAGGGATTTCCAGATGGTAACCCCGGTCGGGGTCAGGCCAACGGCCTTTCCGGTATCAGGGTTAAAGAGGAGTGCCCAGTCATCAAACTCTTCGCGGAGTGAGATCTGAGATCCTGGTGTTGGGATTGAAATCTGGTTAGTCATGATGAAAAATGTTCGAGTTGTACATTGCCAGAATAGCAAAACTGAGATTCTGCAGCACCAGAATGACATATACTGGTGGTTTGCCCTCCTCCGGAGTAACAGATTAAGGGTGAACCCCCAATTTCGCAGGCACTCCGGCTCGCAGATCCCCCTTCTACACAACCTCCCTGTAGATTTGAAGGACCATGAGCACATATGGCGGCGGTATGATTGGGAGCATTACCAGCAGAGCATGCACCAGTTACAGCACCACCAACATTAGTACAACTGGTTTGTGCTCCACTTCCGGTATTACACGTGGAATCATGAGCATTATATCCATCTAGACATTCTTTCGCCCCGATCCCGGTAACGCCTTCTATACTCAGATCGATTACCAGTGGCTTTTCATATGATTTCTTTACCATGTTAACTCTGATTATAAACCTATATTTAGGACCGCTTTCAAAATCAGTCAGAACTGATATACTTTAAGTAATAATTATCCGAATAAGGAGGAATAATAATATCGATTTGATTTTCGATATAGTAGATATGATAATCGCGTATGATTACTTATGGGGTTTCTATTTACAGATCTCCCATCTTCGTAAATACATTATGCATTATCTGATTCGACCTCCATGTACCAAAAATCATGCCCGAATTGTCTGGTGAAAGCAGTACTTGAATTTCAGGTTGCACCGGGAGGTGATATCGATATCAATGGACTTTGGGGTCTTCATGACCCTGCGGTTCTCGGTCATGATCTTGTATTATCCGGCCTGGGCGTATCCGAGCCGTACAATCTGATCACAGAAATTTTTGATATCTTCAGTCAGATCATCAGGGAGGTTCTCGTATTCATCCTGAATCGCTGCAATGATTCCATTCAGATCTTTGCCTTCGCTCAGGGATTTCCAGATGGTAACCCCGGTCGGGGTCAGGCCAACGGCCTTTCCGGTATCAGGGTTAAAGAGGAGTGCCCAGTCATCAAACTCTTCGCGGAGTGAGATCTGAGATTCTGGTGTTGGGATTGAAATCTGGTTAGTCATCATGAAAAATGTTGGAGTTGTCCATAGCCACTACGGCATAAAAGAGAATTTGTATTACCATAAGGTTCACACATAGGTTTTTGTTGGTCAAATCCGGCGTAACATATTGAGGGTGTACCCCCATCACCACAGAAATTCCGGTTCGCAGAGTTCCCAATCATATTACAAACTCCCTGTTTATTTGAAAGCCCAGGAGTACACATGGTGCCGGTATAGTTGGGCGTCCAACCTTCATCGCATGCACTCGTTACAGTATCACCAATATTACAACTGGTTTGTGCTCCTAATCCGGCATTACACCCGGAACTACTAACATGTAATCCATGATTGCATTCTTTCGCCCCGATCCCGGTAGCGCCTTCTATACTCAGATCGATCACAATGGGCTTTCCATATGATTTTTTTGCCATGTTAACCCTGATTATAAACTTATATTAAGGACCTTTTTCAAGATCAGTCAGAACTGATATACTCAAGTTATAGTTATTTAGGCACGTAGGAATAACGATATCGATTTGATTTTCGATACCATAGTTTGATAATCGGGTATGATTACTCATGGGGTTCCGATTTGCAGATCTCCCATCCTCGGAAATAGATTATGCATTATCTGATTCGACCTCCAGGTTCCAAAAATCATGCCCGATTTGTCAGGTGAAAGCAGTAATTGCATTTCAGGTTGCACCGGAAGGTGATATCGAAATCAATGGACTTTGGGGGTTTCATGACCCTGCGGTTTTAGGTCATGATCTTGGATTATCCAGCCTGGGCGTATCCGAGCCGTACAATCTGATCACAGAAATTTTTGACATCTTCAGTCAGATCTTCAGGGAGGTTCTCGTATTCATCCTGAATCGTTGCAATGATTCCATTCAGATCTTTGCCTTCATTCAGAGATTTCCAAATGGTAACCCCGGTCGGGGTCAGGCCGACGGCCTTTCCGGTATCAGGGTTGAACAGGAGTGCCCAGTCATCAAACTCTTCGCGGAGTGAGATCTGAGATCCTGGTGTTGGGATTGAAATCTGGTTAGTCATCAAGAAAAACTTCCGAGTTGTACATTGCCAGAAGTGCAAAAATGAGAATCTGTATCACCAGTAGTACACGAACTGGTGGTTCGCCCTACTCCGTTAGTATAACATACTGAGGGTGAACCCCCATTATTATGGCAGATACTATGGATCGCAGAGCCCCCATCTGTACAAGTTCCCTGTAGATTTGATTCCCCATGCCAACACAAGCCGCTGTTATTGTTGGGAAAATTACCAACAGAACATGCACCTGTTGCACCATATCCAGTAGGATTACAACTGGTTTGTGCTCCAATCCCCGCATTACACGCAGAATATTTAACAGTTCCTCCATCATCGCAATTTGTCGCCCCGATCCCGGTAGCGCCTTCTATACTCAGATCGATCACAAGTGGCTTTCCATACGTTTTCTTTACCATAATAAACTCTAAATAAACATATAATGAAGGGACCGGTTTCAAAATCAATCTAAACGGATTTATTCTAAGTTATAATTATTTAGGCACGTAGAAATAATGATATCTATTTGATTTTCGATATAGTAGTTATGATAATCGGGTATGATTACGAATGGATTCCGATTGGAAAAGTATCGGATCTAAATTTGTAGTGTTCCCTTCTTACACGAATCGCAAAAGCGGTGAAAATTGCATGTTCCGTCCCTGGAAGATGGGGAAGGAATAATCTCTCCTTGTTATTTGACGATCTGATGCCAGCGGAACTGTGGGCACGGATATTATTCGTGTTATTACCAGATATGGATCTTTTGATTCTGAAAGGTAACTGCAGAACTCATATCTCTATTGCCACCTGAAATAACACATTTAGCTGTATTGACCGCCTGAAGAGGTACAATAACAATGTACGTACCAAGGAAAGGAAATGTGACAGAAATCGATTTCATTCTCGCTGGACAGGAAAGGGAGTAATAGAAAAGCGGATAGAAAAAAAGGTACCGCTTGGACCCTCATTGAATCAATCGTATTAATCTGATTCACAATGCCTTTGTCAGCTTGATGATATGAAGGGCTGCTGAGTGCTACCATTATTGTTACAGAACCCGGCACCAGAACCATCAATACATGTGCCATTAGTTTGAGAATATTTTGCAGAGGAACCTGATCCACAGTAGAGGGATGGAGAATTTCCTGAAAAACATTCACTAAAAGCCCCAGATGCATTAGCACCATTAACCCAACATGCTCCTGCTGCATCTGATCCAGTAGCATTACACACTACTGCATTGTAATTAGGACTCGTTCCATCATTACATGATGATGATGCCCATCCTCCGACGTGGCATGTATTCACATACCCACTCCCAGGACCGCAGTCTGAATCGCTAAAACTGGGTCCAGTATCGCATAAAGAACCACCAATTCCAGTCACACCCTCTATACTTAAATCGATCACTGTTGGGAGGACATACACCTTTTTTTTAACCATGATTTTCTTCCATTCGCTTGGAAATTGCACCGAACAAACTGCTTTACTTGTGAGAAAATTATTATAGATATACTTTTTTCATAGATGGGTAAATTTCTTTCTTTTTTATCCTGATATTTCATAGAGGTTGTCCAGTGTAGAGAATCGAAGGCCGAATCATCTTCCGTTTTGGCTAATTTCAAGAAAGATCTATAAGAGAAATCCTTCATTGGACAACCTCTCTTCAATCCCCGTATCTAACCGGTAATTTTAAAATCCGTTCCACCATATATTTTGAAAGAATCAACATGACTGCTGATAGCATCAAGAGCGTGAACACAAATTGAATCGGTGCATATCGCAGTTATGTTTCTCCTAGTCGTCGCATTCCTGCATATTAGCGACAGTAGATAACCTCCCCACCGGTACCCGGTATCTCACCGTGATCCTTGAGAGAGCAGTTCCGCAACTCTCAAAATCTGTACGGAAAAGAATCTCATTTGAGATGGAAAACCAACACCCGGGGGCTGTTCACCCTCTCGATCATCCTTCTCGCTGGGAGCAGCCTTTCTATCGTATCGGATCTAGAATGGAACCCTCCCTGATAAAAGAAATTTTTATCATTATGAACAGAACTTTCTCTGTCCTGGTCGGATTTTCCTTCCGGGAAAACGAGTGAGGAAGGTAGTGGTACAGGCACGAAGACAGGAGAGACGACTCCTTAAAGCAATGATAAATAATTGAGATGACTGACAGATGGGAAAAAAACAATACATTGCACCAAAAATTATCGATCTCTCTCTAGAGACAATAACTGGGGTCGGGGCGGGAAATTGTCTGGATGGGACAGATTTTTATACCTCTTATTGTCATCCTCAAGGGGCTGGTGCATCCAGTGGATGCAATCAAGGGTATGGTGCTTCAGCAAGTTGTGCAGGTGGAGTGTTACCCCGTCAAACGGGAGTATATTGTAATCAAGGGGGTACAGCGAGACAATGTTGGAATGGGGATTCTGCCAGTCGTGCAGATGGAGAGTGTAGGAGTGGAAGTACTGCTACTGGGGTGTGTACGAACAATGGAGGTTCCCCGAACCCGTCGAATTTTTGTCTAAGTGGACCAGATCATGCGAATTGCTACTCAGGAGGCTATCAGGTTCCCCACGGGAGTTCATAATCTCTCATAGTTCCCCCTATTTCCGACTGTAGTATACCACCCTCCTTTTTGCATGAACAATCCTGGATCGATTCAACATTTGTTTAGGATCCCCACTTGGGGGCATTCATTGACGAGTAGTAAAAGCATTCCGGTTCACTATTTTTTTACATTTTCAAGCATCAACCCAGATTCCATGATCCTTTAAGAAAAAATAAATTTTTCATACTCTTGCCGAGGAAATCCAACCATTTTCTGAAACATTTCCTCTAAATTAAAGAAATATTATTTACTACTTTTCCTTCAATCCTCAACGACCACTCCCGTACTCTTCGGACAGAAAGAATACCCAATCCATCATCTGTTTTTGAGTCGGTTTACCGGTCTGACTTGGTACAGTTTCATTAGACTCTTCCAGGTTTTTTCGGAACTTGTACTCGGTCACTGTGTATATATACGGGTAGATAACCATGATCATCGCTAAGGCCTGGATGCGGGAAAAATTTTTTAAGAAGACTTCAGATACTCGGAATGTTTAATCTTTTAGGAATCTGAATCCTTTTCGACCTGGTACTGACCCTTATCGTATGACAAAGCAGATTCAAGATCCAGATCCATATGTCATCGGTTAAGGAATAATGAAGATTACACCTCATTCGTCTATTAATCTCAAGCAGTTTCAAAAAATTCCATGTAT
This window encodes:
- a CDS encoding PqqD family peptide modification chaperone, which produces MTNQISIPTPGSQISLREEFDDWALLFNPDTGKAVGLTPTGVTIWKSLSEGKDLNGIIAAIQDEYENLPDDLTEDIKNFCDQIVRLGYAQAG
- a CDS encoding PqqD family peptide modification chaperone, whose protein sequence is MMTNQISIPTPESQISLREEFDDWALLFNPDTGKAVGLTPTGVTIWKSLSEGKDLNGIIAAIQDEYENLPDDLTEDIKNFCDQIVRLGYAQAG
- a CDS encoding PqqD family peptide modification chaperone, whose translation is MTNQISIPTPGSQISLREEFDDWALLFNPDTGKAVGLTPTGVTIWKSLNEGKDLNGIIATIQDEYENLPEDLTEDVKNFCDQIVRLGYAQAG